In Mycoplasma sp. Mirounga ES2805-ORL, a single window of DNA contains:
- a CDS encoding YwaF family protein, translating to MYGILSNIDFFKAEYKENIEGTLYKSHWISETMYWSFFFLSYLACILFWLFRIQIKSIYQNKETILKMQKNTFWSLFGWILLISIIGRMILVTMAGMDSESGERLWEIFPFHFCRLMLLIIAISLIFKKTQWAKYYTFPTFITVTIAVFGKGFHKYSGPDNFWWWDYVIAHIFLLIVSTFLYVLLNDSYKFKDKLITILAFVIIAIIMFVINWILFDYGKPGWQSNYFYLGKDKVNEFSGDGIFKLLSWPYHILTWIVVSFIFMSITIYVCALGSKVYILKNLENKYRLSIKKSDFWYEYKKSFSELFSKRTNNIKKDK from the coding sequence ATGTATGGAATATTAAGTAATATCGATTTCTTTAAAGCTGAATATAAAGAAAATATTGAGGGAACTTTATATAAAAGTCATTGAATATCAGAGACTATGTATTGGTCATTTTTCTTTTTAAGTTATCTAGCGTGTATTTTATTTTGGTTATTTAGAATTCAAATAAAAAGTATTTATCAAAATAAAGAAACTATATTGAAAATGCAAAAAAATACTTTTTGATCCTTATTTGGTTGAATTCTCTTAATATCTATTATTGGTCGTATGATACTAGTTACTATGGCAGGTATGGATAGTGAAAGCGGTGAAAGACTTTGAGAAATTTTTCCATTTCATTTTTGTAGATTAATGTTACTTATAATTGCTATTTCATTAATTTTTAAAAAGACTCAATGAGCTAAGTATTATACATTTCCAACCTTTATAACAGTTACTATTGCTGTTTTTGGAAAAGGATTTCATAAATATTCAGGACCAGATAATTTTTGATGATGAGACTATGTTATAGCACACATTTTTCTTTTAATAGTATCTACTTTTCTATATGTGCTATTAAATGATAGTTATAAATTTAAAGATAAATTGATAACGATTCTAGCATTTGTGATAATTGCAATCATTATGTTTGTAATAAATTGAATATTGTTTGATTATGGAAAACCAGGCTGACAATCAAATTATTTCTATTTAGGCAAAGACAAAGTTAATGAATTTTCAGGCGATGGAATATTTAAATTATTATCATGACCTTATCATATATTAACTTGAATTGTAGTTTCATTTATCTTTATGTCTATCACTATTTATGTCTGCGCATTAGGTAGTAAAGTTTATATTCTTAAAAATCTTGAAAATAAATATAGATTATCAATAAAAAAATCCGATTTTTGGTATGAATATAAAAAATCATTTTCGGAATTATTTTCTAAAAGAACTAACAATATTAAGAAAGACAAATAA
- the argS gene encoding arginine--tRNA ligase, whose product MNKCEIKEKLLKKLEEIAKKLDIKRKPVLIDSKGHGDLTTNIAMGNSQNPMELAQKIVDEMEPIKEDLFIKELEIAAPGFINFFINQESMVDLLNNVLKKGSDFGKGNKQGNINIEYVSANPTGYLHVGHARNAAIASTVANIVEFAGMNVTREYYINDAGSQINILAESLFARYQQFFDKSYPMPEECYRGTDIVWAAKQMRKRHGDVFKNKKLTGKVLQTFKDEGVELFLQEIKKDCKKFGATFDIFFSERTLYKDDNVVLKDTIKKLGNAFEKDGATWLRTTVHGDDKDRVLIKSNGAPTYFMPDIAYHNIKFTRTNGIVMNVWGADHSGYIKRMECAMQDLGWNKDNLVVLTMQLVRLIKNGEEFKMSKRKGTSFFLRDFAKLVGVDSARFILLDRTYNSKLDFDIDIATSKSNDNPVILVQYANARAYSLLAKTKQIKNKNLKATELTENDQKLILSILEFPEIIMKSADKYVTNLLTQYLIKLAKEFNSWYSNSPKIIGSENEQSMLAIAKAVNIVLENGLKLLGCSIKHKM is encoded by the coding sequence ATGAATAAATGTGAAATAAAAGAAAAATTACTTAAAAAATTAGAAGAAATTGCTAAAAAATTAGATATTAAAAGAAAGCCCGTTTTAATTGACTCAAAAGGACATGGAGACCTTACAACAAACATAGCTATGGGCAACAGCCAAAATCCTATGGAACTTGCACAAAAAATAGTTGATGAAATGGAACCTATAAAAGAAGATTTATTTATAAAAGAACTTGAAATTGCTGCTCCAGGCTTTATCAATTTTTTCATTAATCAAGAGTCGATGGTTGATCTGTTAAACAACGTTCTTAAAAAAGGCTCGGATTTCGGTAAAGGAAATAAACAAGGAAATATTAACATTGAGTATGTATCTGCCAATCCAACAGGTTATTTACATGTTGGTCATGCACGTAATGCAGCTATTGCAAGTACCGTAGCAAATATAGTTGAGTTTGCAGGCATGAACGTTACTAGAGAATACTACATTAATGATGCCGGTTCTCAAATCAACATTTTAGCCGAAAGTTTATTTGCGCGTTATCAACAATTTTTTGATAAATCATACCCAATGCCTGAAGAATGTTATCGTGGAACAGATATTGTTTGAGCTGCTAAACAAATGCGCAAAAGACATGGAGATGTCTTTAAAAACAAGAAATTAACTGGCAAAGTTCTTCAAACATTTAAAGATGAAGGTGTTGAATTATTTTTACAAGAAATTAAAAAAGATTGTAAAAAATTTGGAGCAACTTTTGACATTTTCTTTAGTGAAAGAACACTTTATAAAGATGACAACGTTGTTTTGAAAGATACTATTAAAAAACTTGGCAATGCTTTTGAAAAAGATGGTGCAACTTGATTAAGAACTACAGTTCATGGAGATGATAAGGATCGTGTTTTAATCAAGAGTAATGGCGCCCCAACATACTTTATGCCTGATATCGCATATCACAACATTAAGTTTACAAGAACAAACGGAATTGTTATGAATGTTTGAGGTGCTGACCACTCGGGTTACATTAAACGTATGGAATGCGCAATGCAAGATTTAGGATGAAATAAGGATAATTTAGTCGTTCTTACTATGCAACTAGTTCGTTTAATAAAAAATGGCGAAGAATTTAAAATGTCTAAACGTAAAGGAACAAGCTTCTTCTTAAGAGATTTTGCTAAATTAGTAGGCGTTGACAGTGCTCGCTTCATTTTACTAGACAGAACATATAATTCAAAATTAGATTTTGATATAGACATTGCAACATCAAAATCTAATGACAACCCCGTAATACTTGTTCAATATGCAAATGCTCGTGCTTATTCATTGTTAGCTAAGACTAAACAAATTAAAAATAAAAACTTAAAAGCGACAGAATTGACTGAAAACGACCAAAAACTAATTTTAAGTATTTTAGAGTTTCCGGAAATTATTATGAAATCTGCAGATAAGTATGTAACTAACTTACTAACCCAATATTTAATCAAATTAGCAAAAGAATTTAATTCTTGATATTCAAATTCTCCTAAAATTATTGGTTCTGAAAATGAACAAAGTATGCTAGCTATTGCGAAAGCTGTTAATATTGTTTTAGAAAACGGACTAAAATTATTAGGATGTTCAATTAAACATAAAATGTAA
- a CDS encoding HPr family phosphocarrier protein translates to MKSFTAKIIDNIGLHAGPASIVSAAAYKFRSDIFIKTNTKESVGNLKSIMNVMALDIHNGDIITVEANGIDEEEAIATLEDIFKKNNLI, encoded by the coding sequence ATGAAAAGTTTTACTGCTAAAATTATAGACAATATTGGTCTTCATGCAGGACCAGCAAGTATTGTAAGTGCAGCAGCTTACAAATTTAGGAGCGACATTTTTATTAAAACAAACACTAAAGAATCTGTTGGTAACTTAAAATCAATTATGAATGTAATGGCTCTTGATATTCACAATGGCGATATTATAACAGTCGAAGCTAATGGTATTGATGAAGAAGAAGCTATAGCTACACTTGAAGACATTTTTAAAAAAAATAATCTAATATAA
- a CDS encoding alpha/beta fold hydrolase: protein MKEFFINSSIDNQKLFCVDFSEKVTKPRFVVQLIHGMQEHIKRYETFANFLTNNGIKVIGMDTRGHGETGRLMKFMGHLSDENGNEKVVEDVNDLNKYIKTNFKDAKVIILGHSMGSLILRNYINKYSENIDGAIVCGSTGLADINVNLGYLLAKHYVRRYGKRGKSPFLNVLPFKNNNKYIKEPKTVFDWLTRDESISLAYKKDSKCGFLCTNQFYIDLLKLVKNMSKKKNLLDVKNKKLPIYFISGEMDPVGKYGKGVKKSVDFYHKAKFENISLSLYPEMRHEILNEIDKEVVYNDILEFVKKI from the coding sequence ATGAAAGAGTTTTTTATTAATTCAAGTATAGATAACCAAAAGCTATTTTGTGTTGACTTTTCTGAAAAAGTAACTAAACCTAGATTTGTTGTGCAGTTAATCCACGGTATGCAAGAGCATATTAAAAGATATGAAACTTTTGCTAATTTTTTAACTAATAATGGTATAAAAGTAATAGGAATGGATACTAGAGGCCATGGAGAAACAGGTAGATTAATGAAATTTATGGGCCACTTAAGCGATGAAAATGGCAATGAAAAAGTTGTTGAAGATGTTAATGATTTAAATAAATATATTAAGACTAATTTTAAGGATGCTAAGGTCATAATATTAGGACATAGTATGGGTTCATTAATTCTTAGAAATTATATTAATAAGTATTCAGAAAATATCGATGGAGCTATAGTTTGTGGCTCAACTGGTTTAGCTGACATAAATGTAAATTTAGGTTACTTATTAGCAAAGCATTATGTTAGAAGATATGGTAAGAGAGGTAAAAGTCCGTTCTTAAATGTATTGCCATTTAAAAATAATAATAAATATATAAAAGAGCCAAAAACAGTTTTTGATTGATTAACTAGAGATGAAAGTATTTCGTTAGCTTATAAGAAAGATTCAAAATGCGGGTTTTTATGTACAAATCAATTCTATATAGACTTATTAAAATTGGTTAAAAACATGTCAAAAAAGAAAAATTTATTAGATGTTAAAAATAAAAAACTTCCTATTTACTTTATAAGTGGAGAAATGGACCCTGTTGGTAAGTATGGCAAAGGAGTGAAAAAAAGTGTAGATTTTTATCATAAAGCTAAATTTGAAAATATAAGTTTATCTCTTTATCCTGAAATGAGACATGAAATTTTAAATGAAATAGATAAAGAAGTTGTTTATAATGATATATTAGAGTTTGTAAAAAAAATATAG